A genomic window from Buteo buteo chromosome 13, bButBut1.hap1.1, whole genome shotgun sequence includes:
- the FES gene encoding tyrosine-protein kinase Fes/Fps isoform X3, giving the protein MGFGPELWCPQGHSALLRLQDSELRLLELMKKWMTQRAKSDREYAGMLHHMFSQLEKQEGHGQVRTGDHGGQIAESWWVLASRTETLSQILRQHAEELAAGPLAKLSLLIRDKQQLRKAFSEQWQHLSQEYARITQQEMEKLKAQYRSLARDSAQAKRKYQEASKDKERDKAKEKYVRSLWKLYALHNQYVLAVQAATLHHHHHYQRALPSLHQSLYSLQQEMVLVLKEILREYYSISSLVQEDVLAVHREIASAIQAIEPATEYSGFIQSHRYGSELPPAVSFDETLLEETESLAPGELQLNELTVESVQHSLTSVKEELAAAMEVVSSKEQRVQELQAEIRDAEQGQSLGERVHLLGKRQGLQEAQQQLEGCLCTQAKLQAQRDLLAGKLAELGAGDPLPALPLQEDRQSVSSVEQERSRATTLETLKNHISGIFSPKYSLPPPMPLIPEVQKPLCQQVWYHGAIPRVEVQELLSCSGDFLVRESQGKQEYVLSVLWDGQLRHFIIQAADNMYRLEGEGFPTIPLLIEHLLQSKQPITRKSGIILTRAVPKDKWVLNHEDVLLGERIGRGNFGEVFSGRLRADNTPVAVKSCRETLPPELKARFLQEARILKQYNHPNIVRLIGVCTQKQPIYIVMELVQGGDFLSFLRNEGPHLRVKELIKMTENAAAGMEYLESKHCIHRDLAARNCLVTEKNALKISDFGMSREEEDGIYASTGGMKQIPVKWTAPEALNYGRYSSESDVWSFGILLWEAFSLGAVPYANLSNQQTREAVEQGVRLDPPEQCPEEVYRLMQQCWEYEPHKRPSFSTIHQDLITIRKRHR; this is encoded by the exons ATGGGCTTTGGGCCAGAGCTGTGGTGCCCACAGGGGCACAGCGCACTACTGCGGCTGCAGGACAGCGAGCTGCGCCTCCTGGAGCTGATGAAGAAGTGGATGACACAGCGCGCCAAGAGCGACCGGGAGTATGCGGGGATGCTGCACCACATGTTCTCTcagctggagaagcaggaggGCCATGGGCAGGTCCGCACTGGTGACCACGGTGGACAGATCGCGGAG TCCTGGTGGGTGCTGGCAAGCCGGACGGAGACGCTGAGCCAGATCCTGCGGCAGCACGcagaggagctggcagcagggccgCTGGCCAAGCTGAGCCTGCTCATCCGCGACAAGCAGCAGCTGCGCAAGGCCTTCAGCGAGCAGTGGCAGCATCTCAGCCAGGAGTATGCCCGG ATCACGcagcaggagatggagaagCTGAAGGCGCAGTACCGCAGCCTGGCACGTGACAGTGCCCAGGCCAAGCGCAAGTATCAGGAGGCCAGCAAAG ACAAGGAGCGGGACAAGGCGAAGGAGAAGTACGTGCGCAGCCTCTGGAAGCTCTATGCCCTGCACAACCAGTATGTGCTGGCCGTGCAGGCGGCCAcactccaccaccaccaccactaccAACGGGCACTGCCCAGCCTCCACCAGTCCCTTtacagcctgcagcaggagatggTCCTCGTCCT GAAGGAGATCCTCAGAGAGTACTACAGCATCAGCAGCCTGGTGCAGGAGGACGTGCTGGCTGTGCACCGGGAAATTGCCAGCGCGATCCAGGCCATCGAGCCGGCCACGGAGTACAGCGGCTTCATCCAGAGCCACAG GTATGGCTCCGAGTTGCCGCCGGCCGTGTCCTTTGATGAGACCTTGCTGGAGGAGACGGAGAGCCTGGCACCGGGGGAGCTGCAGCTGAATGAACTGACCGTGGAGAGTGTCCAGCACTC CCTGACATCGGTCAAGGAGGAGCTGGCGGCCGCCATGGAGGTCGTGAGCAGCAAGGAGCAGCgggtgcaggagctgcaggcGGAGATCCGGGATGCGGAGCAGGGCCAGAGCCTCGGGGAGCG GGTGCACTTGCTGGGCAAgcggcaggggctgcaggaggcgCAGCAGCAGCTCGAGGGCTGCCTCTGCACACAGGCCAAGCTGCAGGCGCAGCGGGACCTGCTGGCCGggaagctggcagagctgggtgccggggaccccctgcctgccctgcctctgcAGGAGGACCGGCAGTCGGTCTCCTCTGTG GAGCAGGAGCGGAGCAGGGCCACCACACTGGAGACCCTCAAGAACCACATCTCAGGCATCTTCAGCCCCAAGTACTCG CTGCCACCCCCCATGCCCCTGATCCCGGAGGTGCAGAAGCCGCTGTGCCAGCAGGTCTGGTACCACGGGGCCATCCCGCGTGTAGAAGTGCAGGAGCTACTGAGCTGCAGTGGGGACTTCCTGGTGCGGGAGAGCCAGGGCAAGCAGGAGTACGTGCTCAGTGTGCTGTGGGATGGGCAGCTCCGGCACTTCATCATCCAGGCTGCTGAC aACATGTACCGGCTGGAGGGGGAGGGCTTCCCCACCATCCCGCTGCTCATCGAGCACCTCCTGCAGAGCAAGCAGCCCATCACCCGGAAGAGCGGGATCATCCTGACCAGGGCCGTGCCCAAG GACAAATGGGTGCTTAACCACGAGgatgtgctgctgggggagcgCATCGGCCGG GGTAACTTCGGGGAGGTATTCAGTGGCCGGCTGCGTGCTGATAACACCCCCGTTGCTGTGAAATCCTGCCGGGAAACCCTCCCGCCTGAACTCAAGGCCAGGTTCCTGCAGGAAGCCAG GATCCTCAAACAGTACAACCATCCTAACATTGTCCGGCTCATCGGTGTCTGCACCCAGAAGCAGCCCATTTACATAGTCATGGAGCTGGTGCAGG GGGGGGACTTTCTGAGCTTCCTGCGCAACGAGGGGCCGCACCTGCGGGTAAAGGAGCTGATCAAGATGACTGAGAACGCTGCTGCTGGCATGGAGTACCTGGAGAGCAAGCACTGCATCCACAG GGACTTGGCCGCTCGCAACTGCCTGGTGACGGAGAAGAATGCCCTGAAGATCAGCGACTTTGGGATGTcacgggaggaggaggatggcaTCTACGCCTCCACGGGGGGGATGAAGCAGATCCCTGTCAAGTGGACAGCGCCTGAAGCACTCAATTATG gcCGATACAGCTCGGAGAGCGATGTCTGGAGCTTCGGCATCCTGCTGTGGGAAGCCTTCAGCCTGGGCGCCGTCCCCTACGCCAACCTCAGCAACCAGCAGACACGAGAGGCGGTGGAGCAGG gTGTGCGGCTGGACCCCCCCGAGCAGTGCCCCGAGGAGGTGTACCGGCTgatgcagcagtgctgggagtATGAGCCCCACAAGCGGCCCAGCTTCAGCACCATCCATCAGGACCTCATCACCATCCGCAAGAGGCACCGGTGA
- the FES gene encoding tyrosine-protein kinase Fes/Fps isoform X4, whose translation MGFGPELWCPQGHSALLRLQDSELRLLELMKKWMTQRAKSDREYAGMLHHMFSQLEKQEGHGQVRTGDHGGQIAESWWVLASRTETLSQILRQHAEELAAGPLAKLSLLIRDKQQLRKAFSEQWQHLSQEYARITQQEMEKLKAQYRSLARDSAQAKRKYQEASKDKERDKAKEKYVRSLWKLYALHNQYVLAVQAATLHHHHHYQRALPSLHQSLYSLQQEMVLVLKEILREYYSISSLVQEDVLAVHREIASAIQAIEPATEYSGFIQSHRYGSELPPAVSFDETLLEETESLAPGELQLNELTVESVQHSLTSVKEELAAAMEVVSSKEQRVQELQAEIRDAEQGQSLGERVHLLGKRQGLQEAQQQLEGCLCTQAKLQAQRDLLAGKLAELGAGDPLPALPLQEDRQSVSSVEQERSRATTLETLKNHISGIFSPKYSLPPPMPLIPEVQKPLCQQVWYHGAIPRVEVQELLSCSGDFLVRESQGKQEYVLSVLWDGQLRHFIIQAADDKWVLNHEDVLLGERIGRGNFGEVFSGRLRADNTPVAVKSCRETLPPELKARFLQEARILKQYNHPNIVRLIGVCTQKQPIYIVMELVQGGDFLSFLRNEGPHLRVKELIKMTENAAAGMEYLESKHCIHRDLAARNCLVTEKNALKISDFGMSREEEDGIYASTGGMKQIPVKWTAPEALNYGRYSSESDVWSFGILLWEAFSLGAVPYANLSNQQTREAVEQGKGHSQGLALKGHCGVMGPALWVWGGAMPMGWAGWGWGERGAGGLGCCVPIPATPQVCGWTPPSSAPRRCTG comes from the exons ATGGGCTTTGGGCCAGAGCTGTGGTGCCCACAGGGGCACAGCGCACTACTGCGGCTGCAGGACAGCGAGCTGCGCCTCCTGGAGCTGATGAAGAAGTGGATGACACAGCGCGCCAAGAGCGACCGGGAGTATGCGGGGATGCTGCACCACATGTTCTCTcagctggagaagcaggaggGCCATGGGCAGGTCCGCACTGGTGACCACGGTGGACAGATCGCGGAG TCCTGGTGGGTGCTGGCAAGCCGGACGGAGACGCTGAGCCAGATCCTGCGGCAGCACGcagaggagctggcagcagggccgCTGGCCAAGCTGAGCCTGCTCATCCGCGACAAGCAGCAGCTGCGCAAGGCCTTCAGCGAGCAGTGGCAGCATCTCAGCCAGGAGTATGCCCGG ATCACGcagcaggagatggagaagCTGAAGGCGCAGTACCGCAGCCTGGCACGTGACAGTGCCCAGGCCAAGCGCAAGTATCAGGAGGCCAGCAAAG ACAAGGAGCGGGACAAGGCGAAGGAGAAGTACGTGCGCAGCCTCTGGAAGCTCTATGCCCTGCACAACCAGTATGTGCTGGCCGTGCAGGCGGCCAcactccaccaccaccaccactaccAACGGGCACTGCCCAGCCTCCACCAGTCCCTTtacagcctgcagcaggagatggTCCTCGTCCT GAAGGAGATCCTCAGAGAGTACTACAGCATCAGCAGCCTGGTGCAGGAGGACGTGCTGGCTGTGCACCGGGAAATTGCCAGCGCGATCCAGGCCATCGAGCCGGCCACGGAGTACAGCGGCTTCATCCAGAGCCACAG GTATGGCTCCGAGTTGCCGCCGGCCGTGTCCTTTGATGAGACCTTGCTGGAGGAGACGGAGAGCCTGGCACCGGGGGAGCTGCAGCTGAATGAACTGACCGTGGAGAGTGTCCAGCACTC CCTGACATCGGTCAAGGAGGAGCTGGCGGCCGCCATGGAGGTCGTGAGCAGCAAGGAGCAGCgggtgcaggagctgcaggcGGAGATCCGGGATGCGGAGCAGGGCCAGAGCCTCGGGGAGCG GGTGCACTTGCTGGGCAAgcggcaggggctgcaggaggcgCAGCAGCAGCTCGAGGGCTGCCTCTGCACACAGGCCAAGCTGCAGGCGCAGCGGGACCTGCTGGCCGggaagctggcagagctgggtgccggggaccccctgcctgccctgcctctgcAGGAGGACCGGCAGTCGGTCTCCTCTGTG GAGCAGGAGCGGAGCAGGGCCACCACACTGGAGACCCTCAAGAACCACATCTCAGGCATCTTCAGCCCCAAGTACTCG CTGCCACCCCCCATGCCCCTGATCCCGGAGGTGCAGAAGCCGCTGTGCCAGCAGGTCTGGTACCACGGGGCCATCCCGCGTGTAGAAGTGCAGGAGCTACTGAGCTGCAGTGGGGACTTCCTGGTGCGGGAGAGCCAGGGCAAGCAGGAGTACGTGCTCAGTGTGCTGTGGGATGGGCAGCTCCGGCACTTCATCATCCAGGCTGCTGAC GACAAATGGGTGCTTAACCACGAGgatgtgctgctgggggagcgCATCGGCCGG GGTAACTTCGGGGAGGTATTCAGTGGCCGGCTGCGTGCTGATAACACCCCCGTTGCTGTGAAATCCTGCCGGGAAACCCTCCCGCCTGAACTCAAGGCCAGGTTCCTGCAGGAAGCCAG GATCCTCAAACAGTACAACCATCCTAACATTGTCCGGCTCATCGGTGTCTGCACCCAGAAGCAGCCCATTTACATAGTCATGGAGCTGGTGCAGG GGGGGGACTTTCTGAGCTTCCTGCGCAACGAGGGGCCGCACCTGCGGGTAAAGGAGCTGATCAAGATGACTGAGAACGCTGCTGCTGGCATGGAGTACCTGGAGAGCAAGCACTGCATCCACAG GGACTTGGCCGCTCGCAACTGCCTGGTGACGGAGAAGAATGCCCTGAAGATCAGCGACTTTGGGATGTcacgggaggaggaggatggcaTCTACGCCTCCACGGGGGGGATGAAGCAGATCCCTGTCAAGTGGACAGCGCCTGAAGCACTCAATTATG gcCGATACAGCTCGGAGAGCGATGTCTGGAGCTTCGGCATCCTGCTGTGGGAAGCCTTCAGCCTGGGCGCCGTCCCCTACGCCAACCTCAGCAACCAGCAGACACGAGAGGCGGTGGAGCAGGGtaagggacacagccagggtcTGGCTCTCAAGGGCCACTGCGGGGTCATGGGCCCTGCACTGTGGGTCTGGGGTGGAGCCATGCCCATGGGAtgggcaggatggggctggggggagagaggggccGGTGGCCTGGGCTgctgtgtccccatccctgccaccccccaggTGTGCGGCTGGACCCCCCCGAGCAGTGCCCCGAGGAGGTGTACCGGCTga
- the FES gene encoding tyrosine-protein kinase Fes/Fps isoform X2, whose product MGFGPELWCPQGHSALLRLQDSELRLLELMKKWMTQRAKSDREYAGMLHHMFSQLEKQEGHGQVRTGDHGGQIAESWWVLASRTETLSQILRQHAEELAAGPLAKLSLLIRDKQQLRKAFSEQWQHLSQEYARITQQEMEKLKAQYRSLARDSAQAKRKYQEASKDKERDKAKEKYVRSLWKLYALHNQYVLAVQAATLHHHHHYQRALPSLHQSLYSLQQEMVLVLKEILREYYSISSLVQEDVLAVHREIASAIQAIEPATEYSGFIQSHRYGSELPPAVSFDETLLEETESLAPGELQLNELTVESVQHSLTSVKEELAAAMEVVSSKEQRVQELQAEIRDAEQGQSLGERVHLLGKRQGLQEAQQQLEGCLCTQAKLQAQRDLLAGKLAELGAGDPLPALPLQEDRQSVSSVEQERSRATTLETLKNHISGIFSPKYSVWYHGAIPRVEVQELLSCSGDFLVRESQGKQEYVLSVLWDGQLRHFIIQAADNMYRLEGEGFPTIPLLIEHLLQSKQPITRKSGIILTRAVPKDKWVLNHEDVLLGERIGRGNFGEVFSGRLRADNTPVAVKSCRETLPPELKARFLQEARILKQYNHPNIVRLIGVCTQKQPIYIVMELVQGGDFLSFLRNEGPHLRVKELIKMTENAAAGMEYLESKHCIHRDLAARNCLVTEKNALKISDFGMSREEEDGIYASTGGMKQIPVKWTAPEALNYGRYSSESDVWSFGILLWEAFSLGAVPYANLSNQQTREAVEQGKGHSQGLALKGHCGVMGPALWVWGGAMPMGWAGWGWGERGAGGLGCCVPIPATPQVCGWTPPSSAPRRCTG is encoded by the exons ATGGGCTTTGGGCCAGAGCTGTGGTGCCCACAGGGGCACAGCGCACTACTGCGGCTGCAGGACAGCGAGCTGCGCCTCCTGGAGCTGATGAAGAAGTGGATGACACAGCGCGCCAAGAGCGACCGGGAGTATGCGGGGATGCTGCACCACATGTTCTCTcagctggagaagcaggaggGCCATGGGCAGGTCCGCACTGGTGACCACGGTGGACAGATCGCGGAG TCCTGGTGGGTGCTGGCAAGCCGGACGGAGACGCTGAGCCAGATCCTGCGGCAGCACGcagaggagctggcagcagggccgCTGGCCAAGCTGAGCCTGCTCATCCGCGACAAGCAGCAGCTGCGCAAGGCCTTCAGCGAGCAGTGGCAGCATCTCAGCCAGGAGTATGCCCGG ATCACGcagcaggagatggagaagCTGAAGGCGCAGTACCGCAGCCTGGCACGTGACAGTGCCCAGGCCAAGCGCAAGTATCAGGAGGCCAGCAAAG ACAAGGAGCGGGACAAGGCGAAGGAGAAGTACGTGCGCAGCCTCTGGAAGCTCTATGCCCTGCACAACCAGTATGTGCTGGCCGTGCAGGCGGCCAcactccaccaccaccaccactaccAACGGGCACTGCCCAGCCTCCACCAGTCCCTTtacagcctgcagcaggagatggTCCTCGTCCT GAAGGAGATCCTCAGAGAGTACTACAGCATCAGCAGCCTGGTGCAGGAGGACGTGCTGGCTGTGCACCGGGAAATTGCCAGCGCGATCCAGGCCATCGAGCCGGCCACGGAGTACAGCGGCTTCATCCAGAGCCACAG GTATGGCTCCGAGTTGCCGCCGGCCGTGTCCTTTGATGAGACCTTGCTGGAGGAGACGGAGAGCCTGGCACCGGGGGAGCTGCAGCTGAATGAACTGACCGTGGAGAGTGTCCAGCACTC CCTGACATCGGTCAAGGAGGAGCTGGCGGCCGCCATGGAGGTCGTGAGCAGCAAGGAGCAGCgggtgcaggagctgcaggcGGAGATCCGGGATGCGGAGCAGGGCCAGAGCCTCGGGGAGCG GGTGCACTTGCTGGGCAAgcggcaggggctgcaggaggcgCAGCAGCAGCTCGAGGGCTGCCTCTGCACACAGGCCAAGCTGCAGGCGCAGCGGGACCTGCTGGCCGggaagctggcagagctgggtgccggggaccccctgcctgccctgcctctgcAGGAGGACCGGCAGTCGGTCTCCTCTGTG GAGCAGGAGCGGAGCAGGGCCACCACACTGGAGACCCTCAAGAACCACATCTCAGGCATCTTCAGCCCCAAGTACTCG GTCTGGTACCACGGGGCCATCCCGCGTGTAGAAGTGCAGGAGCTACTGAGCTGCAGTGGGGACTTCCTGGTGCGGGAGAGCCAGGGCAAGCAGGAGTACGTGCTCAGTGTGCTGTGGGATGGGCAGCTCCGGCACTTCATCATCCAGGCTGCTGAC aACATGTACCGGCTGGAGGGGGAGGGCTTCCCCACCATCCCGCTGCTCATCGAGCACCTCCTGCAGAGCAAGCAGCCCATCACCCGGAAGAGCGGGATCATCCTGACCAGGGCCGTGCCCAAG GACAAATGGGTGCTTAACCACGAGgatgtgctgctgggggagcgCATCGGCCGG GGTAACTTCGGGGAGGTATTCAGTGGCCGGCTGCGTGCTGATAACACCCCCGTTGCTGTGAAATCCTGCCGGGAAACCCTCCCGCCTGAACTCAAGGCCAGGTTCCTGCAGGAAGCCAG GATCCTCAAACAGTACAACCATCCTAACATTGTCCGGCTCATCGGTGTCTGCACCCAGAAGCAGCCCATTTACATAGTCATGGAGCTGGTGCAGG GGGGGGACTTTCTGAGCTTCCTGCGCAACGAGGGGCCGCACCTGCGGGTAAAGGAGCTGATCAAGATGACTGAGAACGCTGCTGCTGGCATGGAGTACCTGGAGAGCAAGCACTGCATCCACAG GGACTTGGCCGCTCGCAACTGCCTGGTGACGGAGAAGAATGCCCTGAAGATCAGCGACTTTGGGATGTcacgggaggaggaggatggcaTCTACGCCTCCACGGGGGGGATGAAGCAGATCCCTGTCAAGTGGACAGCGCCTGAAGCACTCAATTATG gcCGATACAGCTCGGAGAGCGATGTCTGGAGCTTCGGCATCCTGCTGTGGGAAGCCTTCAGCCTGGGCGCCGTCCCCTACGCCAACCTCAGCAACCAGCAGACACGAGAGGCGGTGGAGCAGGGtaagggacacagccagggtcTGGCTCTCAAGGGCCACTGCGGGGTCATGGGCCCTGCACTGTGGGTCTGGGGTGGAGCCATGCCCATGGGAtgggcaggatggggctggggggagagaggggccGGTGGCCTGGGCTgctgtgtccccatccctgccaccccccaggTGTGCGGCTGGACCCCCCCGAGCAGTGCCCCGAGGAGGTGTACCGGCTga
- the FES gene encoding tyrosine-protein kinase Fes/Fps isoform X1, translated as MGFGPELWCPQGHSALLRLQDSELRLLELMKKWMTQRAKSDREYAGMLHHMFSQLEKQEGHGQVRTGDHGGQIAESWWVLASRTETLSQILRQHAEELAAGPLAKLSLLIRDKQQLRKAFSEQWQHLSQEYARITQQEMEKLKAQYRSLARDSAQAKRKYQEASKDKERDKAKEKYVRSLWKLYALHNQYVLAVQAATLHHHHHYQRALPSLHQSLYSLQQEMVLVLKEILREYYSISSLVQEDVLAVHREIASAIQAIEPATEYSGFIQSHRYGSELPPAVSFDETLLEETESLAPGELQLNELTVESVQHSLTSVKEELAAAMEVVSSKEQRVQELQAEIRDAEQGQSLGERVHLLGKRQGLQEAQQQLEGCLCTQAKLQAQRDLLAGKLAELGAGDPLPALPLQEDRQSVSSVEQERSRATTLETLKNHISGIFSPKYSLPPPMPLIPEVQKPLCQQVWYHGAIPRVEVQELLSCSGDFLVRESQGKQEYVLSVLWDGQLRHFIIQAADNMYRLEGEGFPTIPLLIEHLLQSKQPITRKSGIILTRAVPKDKWVLNHEDVLLGERIGRGNFGEVFSGRLRADNTPVAVKSCRETLPPELKARFLQEARILKQYNHPNIVRLIGVCTQKQPIYIVMELVQGGDFLSFLRNEGPHLRVKELIKMTENAAAGMEYLESKHCIHRDLAARNCLVTEKNALKISDFGMSREEEDGIYASTGGMKQIPVKWTAPEALNYGRYSSESDVWSFGILLWEAFSLGAVPYANLSNQQTREAVEQGKGHSQGLALKGHCGVMGPALWVWGGAMPMGWAGWGWGERGAGGLGCCVPIPATPQVCGWTPPSSAPRRCTG; from the exons ATGGGCTTTGGGCCAGAGCTGTGGTGCCCACAGGGGCACAGCGCACTACTGCGGCTGCAGGACAGCGAGCTGCGCCTCCTGGAGCTGATGAAGAAGTGGATGACACAGCGCGCCAAGAGCGACCGGGAGTATGCGGGGATGCTGCACCACATGTTCTCTcagctggagaagcaggaggGCCATGGGCAGGTCCGCACTGGTGACCACGGTGGACAGATCGCGGAG TCCTGGTGGGTGCTGGCAAGCCGGACGGAGACGCTGAGCCAGATCCTGCGGCAGCACGcagaggagctggcagcagggccgCTGGCCAAGCTGAGCCTGCTCATCCGCGACAAGCAGCAGCTGCGCAAGGCCTTCAGCGAGCAGTGGCAGCATCTCAGCCAGGAGTATGCCCGG ATCACGcagcaggagatggagaagCTGAAGGCGCAGTACCGCAGCCTGGCACGTGACAGTGCCCAGGCCAAGCGCAAGTATCAGGAGGCCAGCAAAG ACAAGGAGCGGGACAAGGCGAAGGAGAAGTACGTGCGCAGCCTCTGGAAGCTCTATGCCCTGCACAACCAGTATGTGCTGGCCGTGCAGGCGGCCAcactccaccaccaccaccactaccAACGGGCACTGCCCAGCCTCCACCAGTCCCTTtacagcctgcagcaggagatggTCCTCGTCCT GAAGGAGATCCTCAGAGAGTACTACAGCATCAGCAGCCTGGTGCAGGAGGACGTGCTGGCTGTGCACCGGGAAATTGCCAGCGCGATCCAGGCCATCGAGCCGGCCACGGAGTACAGCGGCTTCATCCAGAGCCACAG GTATGGCTCCGAGTTGCCGCCGGCCGTGTCCTTTGATGAGACCTTGCTGGAGGAGACGGAGAGCCTGGCACCGGGGGAGCTGCAGCTGAATGAACTGACCGTGGAGAGTGTCCAGCACTC CCTGACATCGGTCAAGGAGGAGCTGGCGGCCGCCATGGAGGTCGTGAGCAGCAAGGAGCAGCgggtgcaggagctgcaggcGGAGATCCGGGATGCGGAGCAGGGCCAGAGCCTCGGGGAGCG GGTGCACTTGCTGGGCAAgcggcaggggctgcaggaggcgCAGCAGCAGCTCGAGGGCTGCCTCTGCACACAGGCCAAGCTGCAGGCGCAGCGGGACCTGCTGGCCGggaagctggcagagctgggtgccggggaccccctgcctgccctgcctctgcAGGAGGACCGGCAGTCGGTCTCCTCTGTG GAGCAGGAGCGGAGCAGGGCCACCACACTGGAGACCCTCAAGAACCACATCTCAGGCATCTTCAGCCCCAAGTACTCG CTGCCACCCCCCATGCCCCTGATCCCGGAGGTGCAGAAGCCGCTGTGCCAGCAGGTCTGGTACCACGGGGCCATCCCGCGTGTAGAAGTGCAGGAGCTACTGAGCTGCAGTGGGGACTTCCTGGTGCGGGAGAGCCAGGGCAAGCAGGAGTACGTGCTCAGTGTGCTGTGGGATGGGCAGCTCCGGCACTTCATCATCCAGGCTGCTGAC aACATGTACCGGCTGGAGGGGGAGGGCTTCCCCACCATCCCGCTGCTCATCGAGCACCTCCTGCAGAGCAAGCAGCCCATCACCCGGAAGAGCGGGATCATCCTGACCAGGGCCGTGCCCAAG GACAAATGGGTGCTTAACCACGAGgatgtgctgctgggggagcgCATCGGCCGG GGTAACTTCGGGGAGGTATTCAGTGGCCGGCTGCGTGCTGATAACACCCCCGTTGCTGTGAAATCCTGCCGGGAAACCCTCCCGCCTGAACTCAAGGCCAGGTTCCTGCAGGAAGCCAG GATCCTCAAACAGTACAACCATCCTAACATTGTCCGGCTCATCGGTGTCTGCACCCAGAAGCAGCCCATTTACATAGTCATGGAGCTGGTGCAGG GGGGGGACTTTCTGAGCTTCCTGCGCAACGAGGGGCCGCACCTGCGGGTAAAGGAGCTGATCAAGATGACTGAGAACGCTGCTGCTGGCATGGAGTACCTGGAGAGCAAGCACTGCATCCACAG GGACTTGGCCGCTCGCAACTGCCTGGTGACGGAGAAGAATGCCCTGAAGATCAGCGACTTTGGGATGTcacgggaggaggaggatggcaTCTACGCCTCCACGGGGGGGATGAAGCAGATCCCTGTCAAGTGGACAGCGCCTGAAGCACTCAATTATG gcCGATACAGCTCGGAGAGCGATGTCTGGAGCTTCGGCATCCTGCTGTGGGAAGCCTTCAGCCTGGGCGCCGTCCCCTACGCCAACCTCAGCAACCAGCAGACACGAGAGGCGGTGGAGCAGGGtaagggacacagccagggtcTGGCTCTCAAGGGCCACTGCGGGGTCATGGGCCCTGCACTGTGGGTCTGGGGTGGAGCCATGCCCATGGGAtgggcaggatggggctggggggagagaggggccGGTGGCCTGGGCTgctgtgtccccatccctgccaccccccaggTGTGCGGCTGGACCCCCCCGAGCAGTGCCCCGAGGAGGTGTACCGGCTga